Genomic DNA from Niabella ginsenosidivorans:
TCTTTGCTGCATCGGAGGTAGCCGTTGCTGCCGCTGCCCCGTCTCCTTTTTTATGCTGCACCACTGCTGCCATAATCAGCATCATGATGGGTATTAGGGCAAGGCCAATAACGAGCAATATGTGCCTGACGCTTACACGCCCTATAAATAATAACAGCAGGCAACTGGCGCCCAGCAACAACGCTGTTGACAAATTTGCCGGGGCAATTAATAAGCAGGTAATACCCACCGGCAGGATTACGGGCAGAAATCCCTTTTTAAAGCTTTTGATCACCTGCTGTTTCCGGCTGAGCAAACGTGCCAGGTACATGAATAAGGCCAGCTTTGCAAGATCGGAGGTCTGCATGGTCATATTGATCAGCGGCACTCTTATCCAGCGGCTGCCTTCATTCATTTTTACACCAAAGAACAGGGTATACGCCAGCAGCGGAATGCTTAATATGAACAGGATCCTGGCCACCTTTGAATAAATAGTATAATTGACCCTATGTGCAAAGTAAACAATAGCAAAGCCCAGTAAAATAAAGATGACCTGTTTAAATAAATAGACCTCTGTATTCCCTTTATATTTTTTATAGGCCAGAGAGCCTGTTGCACTATACACTGCCAGCAGGGAAATGAGCGTCAGCAATACCACCAGCGCCCAGATCACTTTATCGCCACGGGCATGTTGATCCAGTCCTCCTTTCCAGCCCTTCAATTTAGCGGCTTTCTCTTCCGATGTTATTTCTGCTATTGCCGACATCTTAACAATTCATTTATAATTCGATCACGGCGCGTTTGAACTGCCTGCCCCGATCTTCATAATTTTTAAACAGGTCAAAGCTTGCACAGGCAGGGCTTAATAAAACCACGTCGCCTTTTTCAGCATGTGCAAAAGCGGCGCCCACTGCCTCTTCAGCACTGGTGGTGTCAATAATAATGGATACCGTATTCCCGAATGCTTCATGTATCTTTTTATTATCCACACCCAGGCAAATAATGGCTTTCACTTTTTCAGCCACCATTTCCTGCATCAGCGAGTAATCATTACCCTTGTCAACGCCTCCAAGGATTAACACGGTGGGTTTGGTCATGCTTTCCAAAGCATACCATGTAGAGTTTACATTGGTGGCCTTACTGTCATTAATAAACTCTACCCCACGGATGGTGGCCACATGCTCCATACGGTGCTCCAGGTTCTGAAAAGTCTGCACTGCTTCCCGGATCTTTTCCTTGCGAATGTCCATTGTTGCCGCCGTCACACATGCTGCCATAGTATTATACTGGTTGTGTTTACCTTTAAGCGTAAAGTCATAAATGCTCATATTTATGAAATCTTCGCCCGTTCTTACATACATGTCCCCATCTTTTATAAATGCCGCGCTGTTTTCATTCTCCATGCTAATCGGTAATTGAATTGATTGAATATTGAATTTGTCTAATGATCTTTTTGTTACTTCATCGTCTGCGTTATATATAAAATAATCCGTTGCCTGCTGATTCCTGATAATGCGGAATTTGCTGGCTATATAATTATCGAAATTGTATCCGTAACGATCCAGGTGATCCTCCGTAATATTGGTCAGCACGCTGATATAGGGCCTGAACTGATCAATATCATCCAGCTGAAAACTGC
This window encodes:
- a CDS encoding FtsW/RodA/SpoVE family cell cycle protein, producing MSAIAEITSEEKAAKLKGWKGGLDQHARGDKVIWALVVLLTLISLLAVYSATGSLAYKKYKGNTEVYLFKQVIFILLGFAIVYFAHRVNYTIYSKVARILFILSIPLLAYTLFFGVKMNEGSRWIRVPLINMTMQTSDLAKLALFMYLARLLSRKQQVIKSFKKGFLPVILPVGITCLLIAPANLSTALLLGASCLLLLFIGRVSVRHILLVIGLALIPIMMLIMAAVVQHKKGDGAAAATATSDAAKKSGSGLTGRVSTWIGRVENFIYGGKEADNDEMYQVNQAKIAISRGGLFGVGPGNSTTRDYLPQAYNDFIFAIIIEEYGLVGGAFILFVYIVFLYRCIRIFKRCPFAFGAFLALGLSFTLAIQAVANMAVTVNLFPVTGVTLPLVSMGGSSFLFTCLAIGIILSVSRNVESLERPKPVAAATDEAEEVVVAAEEPIEAEK
- the murD gene encoding UDP-N-acetylmuramoyl-L-alanine--D-glutamate ligase, translated to MEKHLVILGGGESGVGAAILARQKGYGVFLSDGGSLKEVYRNELEQEGISWEEGGHTEEKILVADEIVKSPGIPEKNELMQKIRAKGIPVISEIELAYRFAGSSKIVAITGSNGKTTTTALIHHILKTGGLDAALAGNIGMSFAKQVALDPKPVYVVEVSSFQLDDIDQFRPYISVLTNITEDHLDRYGYNFDNYIASKFRIIRNQQATDYFIYNADDEVTKRSLDKFNIQSIQLPISMENENSAAFIKDGDMYVRTGEDFINMSIYDFTLKGKHNQYNTMAACVTAATMDIRKEKIREAVQTFQNLEHRMEHVATIRGVEFINDSKATNVNSTWYALESMTKPTVLILGGVDKGNDYSLMQEMVAEKVKAIICLGVDNKKIHEAFGNTVSIIIDTTSAEEAVGAAFAHAEKGDVVLLSPACASFDLFKNYEDRGRQFKRAVIEL